A single Vicia villosa cultivar HV-30 ecotype Madison, WI unplaced genomic scaffold, Vvil1.0 ctg.000732F_1_1, whole genome shotgun sequence DNA region contains:
- the LOC131630771 gene encoding uncharacterized protein LOC131630771 — protein sequence MAFVVGPKIIQQTTDKIKMIQEKMKASQSRWKSYHDKRRKALEFEVGDHVFLRVTPRVGEVAYQIAMPQSLANLHDVFHVSQLKRYIADPSHVVKVDDVQVKDNLTVEKLHMRTEDRESKQLCDKEIALVKVVWG from the exons atggcgTTTGTGGTTGGACCTAAGATAATTCAACAGACTActgataagattaagatgattcaggagaagatgaaggcctcTCAGAGTCGTTGGAAGAGTTATCACGATAAGAGGAGGAAAGCACTTGAGTTTGAGGTTGGAGATCATGTGTTCCTTAGAGTTACTCCG agagtaggtgaagtggcttATCAGATTGCCATGCCACAGTCACTTGCTAAtctgcacgatgtgtttcatgtgtctcaattgaagAGGTACATTGCAGATCCTTCGCATGTAGTCAAAgtagatgatgtgcaagtgaagGATAACCTTACTGTGGAGAAATTACATATGAGGACTGAGGATCGAGAGTCGAAACAACTTTGTGACAAAGAGATTGCCTTGGTGAAGGTAGTTTGGGGATGA